In the genome of Streptomyces violaceoruber, the window CGTGGCCAGCCGGTCCGCGTCCTCGTCGGCGCACGCCTGCCGTACGGCGTCGACCAGTGCGTCCTCGACGCACGGTGGCGTGGGGCGGGCGGCCCTGACCCGGAGGCTGTGCCGGGCTCGGTCCAACGGTTCGGTGTCCACCGGTCCCGGCCGGTCCCGGCGTGCCGGTCCCGCGGTGCCCACGGGTGCTCCGGCCGCGCCGCCGAGGGCCTCGTTGAGTAGGAGGGCCGCTCGCTCGGCGGGGGTGAGCGCGTCCAACGCCTCGGCCCACAGCGCGTCGAGATCGTCCTCCAGAGCCGGACCGGACGCTCCACTGCTCCCCTCGGGACCCTGGGGGTCCCGGCCCGGATAGGACGGGGCCAGCCGTGCCAGGGAGATGCTGCCCACGACGCGGGTCAGCCAGGCCCGCGGGGCGCCTATGCGGTCCCGTTGGTGCTCGGAGAGCGCGTACCACTCCCGGTACGCCTCGTCGATGACGTGCTCGGCGACGATGCCGCTGCCCAGCATCCAGTGCGCGACGTCCAGCAGGTGCCGCCGCTCGTCGAGCAGCTCCCCGATCGGCATGGTGTCAACCACCGGCTCCATACCGTCTCCTCCTCCTGAACGACCCGTCCTTGTGACGACTCGTCTCCCGCATGCGGTTCCCGCATCGCGCGCATCGCCACGTTACCCGGGGCACCGCAACGGCCGCATCCATGTCCCCGGGCCGTGCGGAAATCTCCCGGCCCACACAACACCGCACGCCTTCACACGGTCACACTCTGTCCGACGTTGCGTCCGAGGCAGTACAGCGTGTCGTGTCGCACGGGCGGGCCCTGCCACCCTCCTACCCGTGACGGCCCCTCGCACACCCGCTTCCGGGAAGGATTCGGCGGGCCCCACCTGACGCGTGCCGCAGCCGCGGGATCCTGCGTCGTCCGACCCGCCGGCCGCCCCGGGTCCGGCTGCGCACCGCGGTGACGCGCGGGCCTCGCACCGGGCTGTCACAGCGCTCGTCACTGTCCGGTCAATGCGATGTCGACGGTTCACGAGCCGACGGCACGAGCCGAGGAAGGACGAGGGATGTCCCGAAGCACTGACCGGCAGACCGATCCGGCCGCCGCCACCGCGTCGCTGGCGGCCGAGGCCGCCCTGCTCGAAGGGCGGTTGAGCCTGCTCCGAGAGGCGATCGACTCGGTGGACGCACGCATCGACGCGGTCTCCGAGACCCTGCGGCGACTGCAGCGCCCGGCGACCGGACCCACCGACGGCGAGACGCCCGAGGAGCGGAAGAGCGGCACCGGGCCCGACCGCTCGAAGCGGGGCCGTGCCTGACACAGCGGGACGAGCGGGCCCGGTGGCGCGTCGCGACGGACACCGTGGTCGTCGCGCCTCCGCTCCGCCGCGCTCGCCGCCCGACGTGGGCCGTTTCCCGGCAGTACGGGTATCCTGCCCCCGGTGCCGGGCCGAGTGACGGAGCCCGCATCGGGCGGCCCCGCCGGAACGAGGGGTGAGAACGAGAGGAACGCATGGTCTCCGTGACCCCCAAGGCTCGCAACATCGAGATCACCGCCGAGGGCCTCCAGGAGGACCTGGCGCGGCTGGAGATCCAGAAGCAGGCACTGGAGCGGGAACTGGCCGCGGTCACCGCTCACTTCGGCTCCGTGCAGCGGGCCCTCAGTGCCCTGCAGGCCCTCATGCCGGAGTCCGTTCCCCCGGCCCCCGCGGCCCGTCCGGCGGACGTGGTCGCGGAGGCGCCGGCGACGGTGGCACCCGCCCCCGTGCCGTCCGCCGACGAGGCGGAGGACGGTGCCGGTGACGGTGACGAGGACCGCACGGAGGACGCCTCCGGCGCCGGTGACGCCGACGGCTCGAAGTCGTACGGCAAGCTGACCGAACAGATCCTGGCCTACTTCGCGGACGCCGGGAACACCGATGTCCGTGCCAGGGATGTGGCGTCCGCACTGGGCCGCGACACCGACAGCGGCAGCATCAACGCGGTCCGGAGCACGCTCGACCGTCTGGTCGGCCAGTCCCGTGTCCGCCGGGTGGGCCGCGGTCTGTACCGCGCCGCCAAGCGCTGAGCCGCCCTGCGGTGTCCCCGGGGTCCACGGGGCCCGTGGGGAGTCATCCGGCGACGGCGTCCGCGTCCGCGGACTTCTCGCCTCGCCGTGGGTCACCGCTGGAGACGAAGGCCTCCCGCGGGTGCTGGACCGAGGCGAGGGAGATGACGTCGCGGCCGAAGAAAGCGGCGGTCACCCAGACGGCGAACACCCGTGCCTTGCGCTCCCAGCTCGGTATGGCCAGCACGTGGTAGCCACGGTGCATCAGCCACGCCGGGAATCCCTTGATGACCAGACGCCGGTACTGGAAGATGCCACGGCCCAGCCCGAGGGTGGCCACCACGCCGAGACTGTGGTGCACGTAGTCCTTGGCGGGCCGACCGCGCAGTGACGCCAGGATGTTCCTCGCCAGCAGCTTGCCCTGACGGACGGCGTGCTGGGCGTTGGGCACCGTGCGGGCGTCCGGCCGGCCGGCGGCGAGATCGGGCACGGAGGCGTCGTCACCGGCCGCCCACACGTCCGCCACGACCTCGCTCTCCGTCCCGACGCGGAGATCCGCGCGCACCATCAGCAGACCTCGGGCGTCGACGGGGAGGTCGGTGTGGTTGTGCACGATCGGGTTGGCGGCGTTGCCCGCCGTCCACACGAGCAGCTCCGAGTCGTACTCCGATCCGTCCGACAGCACCACGCGACCGTCCTTCGCGGAGACGAGCTGGGTGTTCAGATGCACCCGCGCACCCCGCTTCTCCAGCGAGCGCACCACCCACTCGCCCGGCCCGTCGGTGACCTCGGGCAGGATGCGCCCCCGTGCCTCGACCAGGTGGAAGGCGAGTTCCTCCGCCCCGATCTCAGGATAGTGCTTGAGCAACGCGGAGGCCAGGCTCAGCAGTTCACCGAAACCCTCGACCCCGGAGAAGCCGCCGCCGACGACGGTGGCGGTGAGCAGCCGACGGCGTTCGGGCCCGTGGGGCAGGGTCGCCGCGCGGTCGAAGGAGGTGAGCAGCCGGTCGCGGATCGCCACGGCCTCCTCGACGTGCTTGAGCCCGTACGCCTGGTCGCTCAGTCCCGGGATCGGGAAGGTGCGTGTGACGGCTCCCGCGGTCATCACCAGTATGTCGTAGTGGAGGTCGAACGCCGGCCCGGACTGCGGCCGGACCGTCGCCGTGTGCGCGCTGTCGCGGATCTCGGTGACCGAACCCGCGATCAGGCGGGTGCGGTGCAGGTGCCGCCGGAGCGAGACCGCGGCATGACGGGCCTCCACCGACCCGGCGACCACCTCGGGCAGGAACGGCTGGTACGTCATGTAGGGGCGCGGGTCGACGACGGTGACCCGGGCCTCGTCCCGCCGCAACTTCTTCTCCAGGCCCCACGCGGTGTAGAAGCCCGCGTAACCGCCGCCCACGATCAGGATCTCACGCACGGTGTCCTCTGTTTCTCTTGGTTTCACCCTTCAAGACCGGCCGGCACCGCCCCGTGTGACAGCGCCGGGACCGGTCCCGGCGTCTGCGCCCGGCCGTCACACGTCGGCGTGCGCGCTCCAGTGCTTCTCGAGGATCTCCGCGACCTCCGCCGGGCGCTGGAGCACCGGCCAGTGGTTGCAGTCCATCTCGACCACCTCACTGGAATGCAGGGAGTCACCCAGCCGGCGCCCGAACTCGATCTGGCAGGCGGGGTCCCGGGCTCCCCAGAAGACGACGCACGGCGCGGACACCGCGGACAGCTCCGGCTCCCACTCCGCTCCCATGGTGAGCGCCGACCTGTACAGCCTGAGCACCGCGTCCTTCATCGGCTCGTCCACACGGCTCGCCATCTCCCTGGCCAGGTGGAGGGGTACGTCGAAGCCGGCCGCCACCTCCTCGGCGAAGGGCTCGGCACGCAGTTCGGCCATGTACCGGTCGCCCTGGATCCGGTCCTGCCAGATCCTGGCCAGCGGATGCCATACGTACCCGGCGTTGACCGGCCCGTTGCCTCCGGCCCAGGTGCGGACGAGGTCGGGGCGCAGGGAGGCGACGCGGAGGGTGAGGATGCAACCCCAGTCGTGCCCGACCAGGTCCACCGGCTCACCGACCCGCTCCAGTCGCCGCACGAGCCAGTCGACGTACTCCTCCTTGGTGGAACCGAAGCCGGCGGGGCGCTCGGCGCCGAAGCCGGGCAGGTCCCAGGCTTCCACGTCGGATCTGGTCAGATGACGGCGCACACCGTCCCACACATGGTGGGTGTCGGGAACGCCGTGGATCAGGATCGCGGGCATGGTGAACCCTTTCGTCGGTGGGACGAGGTCGCGTGCGGTCGGCGACATCTCATGGTGTCACACGGTTGTATCGTCCTTTCGTCTCACCGCCCCCTCCACCTCCGCCTCTGCCCCTCCACCTCCGCCCATGCCACGCCTCCGCCTCCGTTTCCGTCGCGCCTCCGCCTCCGTTTCCGACTCCGTTTCCGCCTCTGTCGCGGTCTCCTGTTGTCACATGATCCGCGCTTGTGCGGTCTGCTCTGCCGAGGGCACGGCCAGCCGACCGCGGTGGTGGCGTTGTGGTGCCGGTAGAGGAAGGACACCTCATGGGTGGAACCGGTGACACGACACCGCTCGCGGAGCTGCTGGACGAGCGACAGCATCTGATCGACGTCGCTCGCTGGATGCTGGGCGCCGGGACGACGGCCGAAGAGGCCGTCACCGAGACCTACCGGCGGTGGTACGGCCTGACCGACGCCGAGCGGTCGGGCATCAGCGATCCGCGTGTCTGGCTGACCAGGAACACGGGCACCATCTGTCTGGCGCGCCTGTCCGCACCCGCACGCCGACCGCCGGGCCCTGGCGGGGCGGGCGACGGCATCGGCACCGAGCCCGACCGGGCACTGTCGAAGGAGGTCAGCGACGTCCTGCTCAGCGCCCTGGACGCCCTCTCCCCTTCCGAACGGGCGGTCTTCGTGCTCAACGACGTCTTCGCCATGCCCCCTCGGACGGTCGCCGACATCGTCGGGCGGACCCCGCACGAGTGCGCCGAGCTGGCCGAGAGCGCCCGCCGCAGCCTGCGTGCCGACGGCGCGCGTCCCACCCCGTCGGACCAGCACGACAGGATCGTCCGCGCCGTCCGGCAGGCCTGCGTGCTCAACGACGCCCGGCACTTGGTGTCCCTGCTGTCCCGGCACGCCATCGCGTTCTTCGACGGCGGAGGCAAGATCCGTGCTCTGACCAGGCCGGTGCACGGCGACCAGCACGTCGCCCGGACCCTCCTCACGCTCCTCGCCCCGCGCCCCCGCACCGTCCTCCACCTCCAGGCGGCCAACGGTCGCACCGCGATCGTCGTGCGCCACCACGACCGGGTCGCCGCCGTGATCAGCTTCGACATCACCGACCAGCGCGTCACACACGTGTGGGCCGTGCTGAACCCCGACAAGCTGCGCGGGTGGAATCGCCCCCACCCGCCCGCCGACGGACACGGAGCGGTCGGGCACGTGTGAGGAGGCCGCCGGAAGGCGCCACCGGCCGGCGACTCGGTGCCCACTGTGCGCTCACCCGTTGCGCTTTCCACGTGTCAGTGGCAACAATTGTCAGGTGGACTTCCATCACATCGCCACCACATCTTCATCACGGTGACCATGGGACCCACCCGATGACGACGTTCCAGCACTCCTTGAAGGAAAACATGGTTCCGGCATCTCGCTCGACACGCGACATCGAAGTGACGGCTGAGAGCCTCCAGGCCGATCTCAGCCGTCTGGAGCTGCAGAGGCGGGCGCTGGAGAGGGAACTGGCCGCCGTCGTCGCTCATCTCGACACCGTTCAACGGGCACTGGGCGCGCTGGAGGTCGTCATGGCGTCCCCCTCGGCGGCCCCGGCCTCCGAGGCCGGACCCGAGACCGCTCGCGAGACCACCGGCAGCGCTGCCCGGCGCCGCGTCCCAGGTCCCGCGCGGGCCGCGACCCGGCCGAGAGCCGGCACGGAGCGCACGTACGGCAGGCTGACCGAACAGATCCTGGAGTACTTCGCGGAGGTCGGCGACGCCGACGTGCGTGCCCGGGACGTGGCGGTGGCCTTGGGGCGGGCCACCGACAGCGGCAGCATCAACGCCGTCCGCAGCACGCTCGACCGGCTCGTCGGCACCTCGCGGGTCCGGCGCAGCGGTCGAGGCCTCTACCGCGCCGGATGATCCCGGCAGTTCCCTGCGGCCAAACGAGACTGGCCCCGGACGCCGACTCGCGGGGGATCGGTGGGCGCCCGGGGCACAGTACCCCCGCCAGGCTCTAAGTGGCAGGGGGCGTTCCCGGCGCCGTGTGTGGGGTGTCCAACCCAACGCCGTGAACACTGTGCAGAGTCTACCTCACTTTCACACGCTCCGAAGACACCGTCGTAGCCGTCTCCTTCGTGCTCCATAACAGTGTGCGTGCGAGTGTCTCACCGGCTGGACGAGAAGGCGCTTCCGGCGCTTCATACTGGTAGTCGTGAACGACCCGTGCGTGTCTCCGAACCTCTCCCCCTCAGCGGAGGAGTCCGCGCCGCGGCCCGCGGTCCAACCGTGCCCGGATCGTGGGGACAGTGTGGATGCCATGCTGCGTCAGTGGGAGGAACGCCGGCCGGGCGTGGACGTCTCCTCCAGCGAGGTACTCGCGCGACTGCTGCGCGCGGCCCGCCTGGCCGAGGAACTGTTCGAGGAGCGGCTGCGCCGTCAGCCCGGCAGGACCATCACCAACGTCGGGGACTTCGACCTGCTGCAGACCCTGCGCCGGGCGGCCCCCGGGCACGCCCTGACGCCGGGGCAACTGATGCGGCACCTCGTGGTCTCCTCGGCCGGTCTCAGCGGCCGCCTCAACCGGCTGGAGCGTGACGGCTGGATCGTCCGGACCGCGTCGCCCGACGACCGGCGGCGCTCGCTGGTCAGCCTGACGGTGCAGGGGCGGGAGGAGTTCGACCGCCGGCTGGAGGGCCACCTGGCTGTGGAGCGTGAGCTGCTGTCCGTGCTCGACGCGCGGGAGCGGGTCGTCGTCGTCGGCGCGTTGCGCAAACTGCTGCTCGTCCTCGAGGCGTCGGAGTGAGCCGGCGGACGCGGCGGGACCGAGCCGCTCAGCCCGCCGCCACCAGGACGAGGGCGACGAGCAGAACCATCACGGTCGCCGCGAGTACGGCCAGCGCCACGCGGGACATCCGGCGCAGCCGGGCGTAGCGTCTGGTGTGCCGCGCCTCCACCATCGTGATCTGCTCGGTGAGGTGATGGGCGATGGCGCGGGAGACCCTGATCTGCTCCTCGACGTACCACCACTCCAGGTCGGTCTTCTGTTCTTCGCTGAGTCCGGGCACGTGTGCGGCGAACTCCGCCGCGCGGTGGTGAGCGGCCCGGCGGTGGGAGTCCCAGTACAGGTAGTCCTGAATGACCGTCAGGCCGCGCTCGGCCTCGTCCTTCGCATCCATGGTGTGCTCCAGCCATCGGTGTGCCGCCTCATGCCCACGACGCCGCGGCCACCGCCTCGCGGGAGGCCACCGTGGTGGCGCCCGGGCGTGCGGCAGATCGTGTCACACCATCGTATCTCTCGCTCGCGAGAGAGGGGCCGGGGAGGCACCACTCGGCCTAGACGCAGTGCATAACAGTGTGATTACTCGTTGTGTTCTTCCTTGCGGGGTTTCCGCCTCTCACGGATCATGGGACGGCGTGAAGCACACGCATCGGCCGGGGACTCTCCCGCGCACACCCGAAGATCCCTCCGCCCCCCTGTCTCCCGGCACACACACGATCACCGTTCCACACGGTCCGGCCCGCGTCGCACTGCGCTACCACGTCGCAGGCTCGGGCCCCGTGTGCCTCGCCCATTCGGGCGGACCGGGCATCGGCTGGGAGTACCTGCGCATGCCCGGTCTCGAGGACTCCCTGACCATGGTCTACGTCGAACCGGTCGGCACGGGCGACTCCGGTCGGCTCCCGGATCCGCGCGACTACACCGTGGCCACGTACGCGCACTTCCTGCACGCCGTGGTCCAGCACCTGAACGTGCCACGGTTCGCCCTGCTCGGTCACTCCCACGGTGGTTTCGTGGCCCAGCGGTACGCCCTCGACCATCCCGCACAGGTCACCGCCCTCGTTCTCTACGACACCTCACCGGTCGCGGACGAGGAGTTCTGGTCGGCGGCAGTCGCCGCCATGGAACGGTTCGTGAAGGACCACGTCCAGGACCATCCGGAGGTCGCGGACTACGCCGCCACCCTCACCACGCGTCTCGGTCTGCTGGACGACGACGGCGCCACCGCCGTCCTGCGCACACTGATGCCGGCCTATCTCCACGACTACTGGGGCAGAGAAGCCGAGTTCGCGCCCGCTCGTCGGACGCTGCGCATGTACGCGTCCCCCTCCCTCGGGGAGGAACCTCCCTTCGACGTACGGGACGAACTGCCTCTCCTCACCCCACCGGCCCTGGTCCTGGCGGGCCGTCACGACTTCATCTGCGGGCCACGATGGGCCGCGCTGCTGCACGAGGGCCTGTTCAAGGCCGAGTTGACGGTCCTGGAGGAGGCCGGGCATCTCGCGCACCTCGAACAGCCCGCCCGGTTCGACGCCTGCGTCCTCGCGTTCCTCCAAGCCCAGGGAGTCGTCCGCGGACCCCGGAACCCATAGCTCCGGCGCCCGGTCTCCGGCTTACCCGTCGTCCGTCAGCGGCCGGTTCCTGACATCGCGTCACAAGTCCGGCCGCTGTCCGGTCTCACTGAGAAGACGGGCCGCACAGACGGTCCGTGGCACGTCGGAAAACAAGCATCTGAGATCCCAGTTCGGAGTAGGCATGCTCTCCAGTCAGTCGGCCCAGATCGTCCGCGACACGCTCCCCACCGTCGGAGCCTCGCTCGGCACGATCACCGACCTGTTCTACCGCCGCATGTTCGAGGAGCGTCCCGAGCTCCTGCGCGACCTGTTCAACCGCGCGAACCAGGCCAGCGGCGTCCAGCGCGAGGCACTGGCCGGTGCCGTCGCCGCCTTCGCGACCGCGCTCGTGAAGCACCCGGACGAGCGCCCCGACGCCGTACTCGGCCGCATCGCGAACAAGCACGCGTCACTGGGCATCACGTCCGACCAGTACACCCTCGTCGGCCGCCACCTCCTCGCGGCCGTCGCGGAGGTCCTCGGCGACGCCGTGACCCCGGCGGTGGCGGCCGCCTGGGACGAGGTGTACTGGCTCATGGCGAACGCCCTCATCGCCATGGAGGCGCGTCTGTACGCCCGGTCCGACGTCGAGGACGGCTCCGTGTGGCAGAGCATGGAGATCGTCGAACGCCACGAGGAGACCCCGGACACGGCCTCCTTCGTCCTGCGTCCCGCCGACGGCTCACCCACCCGCCCCTTCGTCCCCGGCCAGTACGTCAGCGTGCGGGCCGAACTGCCGGACGGAGCACACCAGATACGGCAGTACAGCCTCTCCAGCGCTCCCGGCGGCGGGACCTGGCGCTTCACCGTGAAGCGCGAGCGCTCCCTGGACGGGCAGGTGCCGGACGGGGAGGTCTCCACGTGGCTGCACACCCACGCCCGCCCCGGTGACGTCCTGCGGGTGTCCCTGCCCTTCGGTGACCTCCTGCTGCCCGAGGGCGACGGTCCGCTCCTGCTGGCCTCCGCGGGCATCGGTGTCACCCCCATGCTCGCCATGCTGGAGCATCTGGCCACCGCGGCGCCCGACCGTCCGGTGACCGTCGTCCACGCCGACCGCTCCCCCGCTCTCCACGCGCACCGGCTCGAACTCACCGCGCTCGTCGAGCGGCTGCCCCACGCCTCGCTGCACCTGTGGTACGAGGACACCGCGGACCACCCGGACGCCTCGGCGGACCACGTCAACGAGGGCTGGGCCGACCTCACGGGCCTGTCCCCGGTCCCCGGCACCACCGCGTTCCTGTGCGGGCCGCTGTCCTTCATGAAGGCCGTCCGCACCGACCTGCTCGCCCACGGGCTGAGCCCCAGGGCCATCCACTACGAGGTGTTCGGCCCCGATCTGTGGCTCAGCAAGTAGCAGCGCCGGCCGCCCGGCAGTGAGCGGGCGGGCGTCGGTCGGCTGCGCGGGGCGCCGGCCGTCGCCCGCGTACGGAAGCGGGAGCGGAGTCCGGCGCCCGCCCTCGGGGGTTCATGCGCTCGACGCGGTCGCGGTGAGTCCGGCGAGGGCGGGCTTCAGCTCGGTGCGCCGCTTGATGCCGAGCTTCACGAAGACCTTGCGCAGGTGGTACTCGACGGTGTGCGCGCTGATGAACAGGCGGGCGCCGATCTCCCGGTTCGTCAGTCCCTCGCGGGCCAGGCGCGCCACGTTCAGTTCCTGTTCGGTGAGCCGCGCCGCCGACCCCCGGGTGTGGACCCGCAGGGTCTCGCCGCTCGCGCGCAGTTCGTCCGCGGCGCGCTGGGCGAATCCGTTCAGTCCGCGGGCCGACAGCACCCGGTGGGCGGCGCGGAGCTGTTCGCGCGCTTCGGCGGGCCGTCCCTGGCGGTTGAGTGCCTCGCCGTACAGCAGGCGGCAACGCCCCACCCAGATCGGGATCCGCTCGTGCTCGAAGCGCTTTATCGCGTCGAGGAAGAGCCGCTCGGCGTCGTCCCCCGCCCGCAGTTGCGCCTCGGCCATCGCCAGGACGGCCAGCGCGTAGCTGGTGCCCACCGGCCGTGTGACGCCGGCCAGCTGTTCCAGTGCCTGCTCGGCGAGGGTGCGCTCGCCGGTGTGTGCGGCCGCTTCCACCAGTTCGAGCAGTGTGCGCATCGCGAGGTTCAGTTCGCGGGTGTACGGCAGTTCGCGCCGGCCGCTGGCCACCGCCTCGGCGAAGCGGCCCAGGCCGTTGTAGAGGACCGCCTCGGAGAAGTTGGCCGCGCTCAGCGCGTGTCCCTCGCCGCGGGCGAGCCCGTCGGCCCGGACCCGCTCGGCCAGGCGCTCCGCCTGGTCGGCCTGCCCCCGGTAGGCGGCGAGGAGGAGCCGTCCGTACGGCGGCAGCGGATTGCCGGTGACCTCCTTGATGGCGTCGATCTCGTCGCAGGAGGCTTCCGCCCCGTCC includes:
- a CDS encoding sigma-70 family RNA polymerase sigma factor family protein produces the protein MEPVVDTMPIGELLDERRHLLDVAHWMLGSGIVAEHVIDEAYREWYALSEHQRDRIGAPRAWLTRVVGSISLARLAPSYPGRDPQGPEGSSGASGPALEDDLDALWAEALDALTPAERAALLLNEALGGAAGAPVGTAGPARRDRPGPVDTEPLDRARHSLRVRAARPTPPCVEDALVDAVRQACADEDADRLATLLDPDAVAFYDGGGKVRTLTRPVVGGPRVARSLLTLLARHPRTTVHTRPVNGRTGLVARYDGQVAAVICLDLAGSRVVQVWAVLNPDKLRSWNRPRA
- a CDS encoding NAD(P)/FAD-dependent oxidoreductase encodes the protein MREILIVGGGYAGFYTAWGLEKKLRRDEARVTVVDPRPYMTYQPFLPEVVAGSVEARHAAVSLRRHLHRTRLIAGSVTEIRDSAHTATVRPQSGPAFDLHYDILVMTAGAVTRTFPIPGLSDQAYGLKHVEEAVAIRDRLLTSFDRAATLPHGPERRRLLTATVVGGGFSGVEGFGELLSLASALLKHYPEIGAEELAFHLVEARGRILPEVTDGPGEWVVRSLEKRGARVHLNTQLVSAKDGRVVLSDGSEYDSELLVWTAGNAANPIVHNHTDLPVDARGLLMVRADLRVGTESEVVADVWAAGDDASVPDLAAGRPDARTVPNAQHAVRQGKLLARNILASLRGRPAKDYVHHSLGVVATLGLGRGIFQYRRLVIKGFPAWLMHRGYHVLAIPSWERKARVFAVWVTAAFFGRDVISLASVQHPREAFVSSGDPRRGEKSADADAVAG
- a CDS encoding alpha/beta fold hydrolase; amino-acid sequence: MSPTARDLVPPTKGFTMPAILIHGVPDTHHVWDGVRRHLTRSDVEAWDLPGFGAERPAGFGSTKEEYVDWLVRRLERVGEPVDLVGHDWGCILTLRVASLRPDLVRTWAGGNGPVNAGYVWHPLARIWQDRIQGDRYMAELRAEPFAEEVAAGFDVPLHLAREMASRVDEPMKDAVLRLYRSALTMGAEWEPELSAVSAPCVVFWGARDPACQIEFGRRLGDSLHSSEVVEMDCNHWPVLQRPAEVAEILEKHWSAHADV
- a CDS encoding sigma-70 family RNA polymerase sigma factor family protein — its product is MGGTGDTTPLAELLDERQHLIDVARWMLGAGTTAEEAVTETYRRWYGLTDAERSGISDPRVWLTRNTGTICLARLSAPARRPPGPGGAGDGIGTEPDRALSKEVSDVLLSALDALSPSERAVFVLNDVFAMPPRTVADIVGRTPHECAELAESARRSLRADGARPTPSDQHDRIVRAVRQACVLNDARHLVSLLSRHAIAFFDGGGKIRALTRPVHGDQHVARTLLTLLAPRPRTVLHLQAANGRTAIVVRHHDRVAAVISFDITDQRVTHVWAVLNPDKLRGWNRPHPPADGHGAVGHV
- a CDS encoding MarR family winged helix-turn-helix transcriptional regulator, which codes for MLRQWEERRPGVDVSSSEVLARLLRAARLAEELFEERLRRQPGRTITNVGDFDLLQTLRRAAPGHALTPGQLMRHLVVSSAGLSGRLNRLERDGWIVRTASPDDRRRSLVSLTVQGREEFDRRLEGHLAVERELLSVLDARERVVVVGALRKLLLVLEASE
- a CDS encoding alpha/beta fold hydrolase, producing the protein MKHTHRPGTLPRTPEDPSAPLSPGTHTITVPHGPARVALRYHVAGSGPVCLAHSGGPGIGWEYLRMPGLEDSLTMVYVEPVGTGDSGRLPDPRDYTVATYAHFLHAVVQHLNVPRFALLGHSHGGFVAQRYALDHPAQVTALVLYDTSPVADEEFWSAAVAAMERFVKDHVQDHPEVADYAATLTTRLGLLDDDGATAVLRTLMPAYLHDYWGREAEFAPARRTLRMYASPSLGEEPPFDVRDELPLLTPPALVLAGRHDFICGPRWAALLHEGLFKAELTVLEEAGHLAHLEQPARFDACVLAFLQAQGVVRGPRNP
- a CDS encoding globin domain-containing protein, with protein sequence MLSSQSAQIVRDTLPTVGASLGTITDLFYRRMFEERPELLRDLFNRANQASGVQREALAGAVAAFATALVKHPDERPDAVLGRIANKHASLGITSDQYTLVGRHLLAAVAEVLGDAVTPAVAAAWDEVYWLMANALIAMEARLYARSDVEDGSVWQSMEIVERHEETPDTASFVLRPADGSPTRPFVPGQYVSVRAELPDGAHQIRQYSLSSAPGGGTWRFTVKRERSLDGQVPDGEVSTWLHTHARPGDVLRVSLPFGDLLLPEGDGPLLLASAGIGVTPMLAMLEHLATAAPDRPVTVVHADRSPALHAHRLELTALVERLPHASLHLWYEDTADHPDASADHVNEGWADLTGLSPVPGTTAFLCGPLSFMKAVRTDLLAHGLSPRAIHYEVFGPDLWLSK